The genomic segment tgtgtatttataaaaaaaatatatatatataacataattatatatatatatatatactatatataaatgaaaaaaaaagtggttCCCTGCCTCCTCGCATGCATTCCACCCCGCATCATTGTAAGACATGAGCGATTTACGGTGGGGCCAGTGAGCTAAGGGCGGAGGGATAATTTGGGTCTTTCATGTGTCTCCATGCTGTATATTGTGCTATAGCCTTTCTCCCTTTTATTGTCTTATTTGATTCTGCACTTATTTTCTTtacgtttttttcatttttacttttctttgtttctgtgtggtttatttgttatttacatttacttggtggttgcctagcaacatccTTTTGGTGCCATCATGCACATTTAAACCGTTTGCATTCACTCTGTACTggtctccctgatgaaagttccaggaaggaactgaaatgttggagTAATAAAAAACCTTGCTagataactttatttttttctctatttttgtgTGATGTTATCGTGAAAAcccctgtgagtgctgtcattttttcgtttatatatatatatatatatatatataaatgatgaaaTATTTATGGGACTAATGATGCGCAAAAAAATTCCCAAACGCTACTTTTTCAACccacgcaattttttttgacacgactgcaatgTTTTTTAATGGGCTCTtttgatgtgacttttttgtgattacagttattttttttaattgtgttcaTTGGTAAAATTTTGAGCCTGTTTAGGatttttgctgcgaatccatgcctggggaaagaATTCCCTCGTCACTATATGGGACTATCGGTGTTAATTGGTGTTAAACAGCAATTAATATTTGCATACATTTAAGTCCCACAAATGCTCCATCATTAGAAAGCACCTGGACcatttgccttttgtttttttacgtgcaaaacttttttctcacttaaaatacattaaagtcagttGGTGTTTTCTCCTACTCCaaaagcattaaagtcaatgggatttttcatTATGGAACCCTTGTTTGTTAACTTATGGAACCCTTTACCATTTGTAGTCTTAATTGACCTTTAGTAACCTTAACGTTTCCCTTTCTTGACCTTAAGTAACCTTTTATTTATTAGGATGTACAATAAAAGAAACATTCTCAGTTTGGGACATAGGATTGTGTATTATGTATTTGAAATCTAAATGATTTTAGTTTATCTTAATATAAGTTTGATGAAGTTGCACTTCCTATCTAGTGGGGGATGAAGCTCAGTCATTTGATCTATGTTCAGAACTCAACATCACAGTTGAGTTGATGGTTAGTGATTCAGGCTGGGTTCCTATGGCAACAAGAAtgacattgtgatgtcataatgctcTAATCTCATGATCTATCTTGGCTTATAACTTCATCTCCAAGACAGTGCCATTTGTTGGTTAGCTATCGAGCATTACGCATCGTGTGCTAATCAGCCAATTTAATTATCTGTAAGTATGgaaactttattatttattaggaTAAACAATATACTTTTATAACCTTAAGTAACCCCTTGCACAATacatttgtttgtatatataccAATTTAGTGGTCCCATCCTCATTTTCTGCCTACCTATTGGTTTGAAATTGTGAGCACCACTGTCCCTTTTTgctatttatattgtataatatatatagaatgttACATAACAGGGCATCAAAATTTGATGACCCAAATAATGTTATTTGCTATTTCAATGTTCAGGATTCCTTCAGACCTTTGTCAAGCTTAAGTGAGTGCCTTGATTTATATGACATTATATAAATCCTAGGCATTTTCTCTAATAagcaagtgtatatatatatatatatatatatatatatatatatatttaggtctttctagtgtctgcactccaaggcttataaccatgcggggtgcacagccaaattttcAATATTCAACAAAAAAATGCTCAGTGGCCGGCACACCTTTTAATAAAACCGTCATACGTTTAtttagaaatattgtttttaaagaatCCTTGAAAAAGGTCCTAGTGAGGAAAGAAACGtcggattcttttaaaacaatatgtctaaATAAACGTATGACGGtttttttaaagggtgtgccAGCCACTGagcatttttttgttatatatatttatatatgtatatagcaaaGCACCCACACtcgggggctgatttactaatccacgaatctgaatcccgaatgggaaaaaatcggattggaaataaacattttgtgactttttcgtattctttgcgatttttttgtcgctgtcgcaactttttcgtgaattgtcgcaactttttcgtagccattacgacttgtgcgaattgtcgcgactttttcgtagccgttacgacttgcgcgaattgtcacgacttttccgtattgagcgttagtaaacggtgggcaaacctttccaattttttcgtgacggctacgaaaaagtcgcgacaatttgcgcaagtcgtaacttctatgaaaaagtcgcaacaatttccaaaaaaatggcgatggcgacgaaaaaattgcaaaataccaatcattacgaaaaaaacgcattcggacgctttcgatccgttcgtggattagtaaatcggcccctcaGTCTTCCCCTTATGTTGGTGCAGGGTCAATAAATCATATACAATGCTTCAGACCTACACTTTAGATCCAGTGAAGCATgattctttaataaaaatgtgccatatatatatatatatatatatatatatatatatacaggtatgggacctgttatccagaatgctcgggacctggggttttccagataagggatctttccataatttggatcttcatttgttaactttaaaaaaataaaaataaacgttaaataaacccaataggcttgttttgcccccaataaggattaattatatcatagttggggatggcctttccgtaaattggaactttctggataatgggttcccaggtaagggatcccatacctatatatataatttagctgGTGGGCCTGCAATTTAATTCTCAGTCATATTATATCAGATTGACTGTCATTGAGCCAGTATTGTTATTGTTTAACTTAGACGGTGGGTGCAATACCTGAATGTTATACACAATACATGTTGTACAATATGTTATGGTAATGATGATTAGCTGTTGGTTTGGGCAACTCAGCATTATGCAATCACTCATCTAAGATTGGTTGTGAGactttatgtttaaaaatataacattttaaacataaaCTGATGTTTCAGTTTCTTTTTCTCCACAGAtgtcaaaaacattaaaaacatcaaaaatatCTAAAATGTCCAAGCCAAAGAAAATCAAGGCAAAGACACGCAAAAAGGTAagccaatgttttttttaaaaaacccataATGGtgtgttttaattaggaaatcaCCAATCCCAGCATTatatttgggatttggccgaatcctagtATATTTACAGGAGGTAGCAAAATCCTTAGGGTTCAGTTTCAGTAAAAGCCCTAGACCACAGATTGCAGTATATAATAATGAATATGCACATTTGATGTTTTTCATGTCATAGTTTTGCTTTGCATTAATCtattaatattacatttccaGGACCCCATTGCAATAGTAGAACTGGGGAATACTACGGAAGAAGATGCAAATGACAATGATTACAAGGTAAGTTTCCTGAGCAAGAACCTAAGCTAAAGAGTGTTTATTAAGAGTGATAAAATAATAATgactatttgttttgtttttgttcatctataaagtgtgtgtgtatatatacagagtatatagatatataaatttaGCCGGTGGGCCTGCAATTTAATTCTCAGTCATATTATATCAGATTGACTGTCATTGAGCAAAATACAGTAATAGTGTTGTTTAACTTAGAGGTGGGTGCAATACCTGAATGTTATACACAATACATGTTGTACAATATGTTATGGTAATGATGATTAGCTGTTGGTTTGGACAACTCAGCATTATTTAATCACTCATCTAAGATTGGTTGTGAgactttagggctgattcactaaagtgcaataaaacgtgcgctatttatagcgtgcgttaaaaattttagcGCGTCTAAATCTTCGCGACTtattgcacgattcactataagcatacttgcgctaatttacgcgcgatattgcatgtgttattgaactcgcgaagactattttcgttcggtatttgccggtacatgcgctaattaacgcccgcgtatagtcactgcaaatagatagtagccgcatatgaattgtcgccacatatatatggtagcatataaatggtagcatataattagtagctgcttataaatagtagccgctagtgatgagggaatctgttccgtttatctttagcgaaaaattcacaatgtcatgcgggcaaaaaaattgttgcccgcgactatttatatgcggctacaattgctgaaatgtttcgccaggcatggatttgtggcaaatttttggacgtaaggtgaatttttccgctgcaaattttttcatgcgttttgccattggcggattgttttgcgaaatgcatgaaaaaatttgcagcggaaaaaatcgccgcacgtccaaaaatttgccgcaaatccatgcctggcgaaacatttcagcaattgtagccacatataaatagtcacgcgaataaacgcacgccatgttagccatacatgtcaatactttcgtaaaattactgtattaaaaatgaccatttccctgcaaactggcggctgcgtcactctagggccaacacatacttgaataaatagcactgcaaagtcaatattttattgccaaaagctcatttactgtacttttctataattatcgcctgcctgaagtaggtattatttttcgcatagcctaatgcgatatttagcgagcctaagtgtttgtgaatcatgcgtattcttttcagcgtgctaaataatgcatgcgttaaaactaacgcatgcggttgcgtgaAAAATAGCACATGCGATACACGACTTAACGcacacggtaatactgtagtgaatcacaCGCTCatttttgcgtctattttaacgcaaaaaaacgtgcaataaaatttatcgcactttagtgaatcaatccctttatgtttaaatgtataacattttaaacataaaCTGAGGTTTCAGCTTCTTTTTCTCCACAGATCTTCAATCTTTGTCTACAGTCTCTTATTTTCACTTTCCTAGTGAAAATGTTGAGGAAACTTAGAGACGTTTTCTGTAGCTGTCTGCCTTGTTGCAGACAGCCAGAAACAACAGAAGCACCAGAAATACCAGAAACACCAGAAACACCAAAAGCATTGAAAAAAGAAAAGCCAAAAACATGCAAATATGAGGTAAGCAAATGTTTGTTAAAAACCCAAAATGGtgtgttttaattaggaaatcaGTGATCCCGGCATTCCATTAGGGATTTGGCTCAATCCTAGTATTTTTACAGGAGGTAGCAAAATCCTTAGGGTTCAGTTTCAGTGAAACACCTAGACCATAGATTTCAGTATGAATAATTAATATGCACATTTGAGTATGACAAGTTTTCAATGTTTTCCCAAGTTTTATctcaatttgtaaaaaaaaatcaaaaatacttGTATACGATATTTGGTTAATATGTCTCCCTGTGTTGTTTTTCTGCCATCATGCtaccaaaacttttttttgtttttcatgtcaTAGTTTTGCTTTGCATTAATCtattaatattacatttccaGGATCCCAGAGGAATACTAAAGCTGGGTGAGGCTATTGGAGAAGGTGCAACTGGCCTTGTTTGCAAGGTAAGGTTCCAGAGCAAGAATCTAAGCTAAAGAGTGTTTATTAAGAGTAATTACATAATAATGACTAATTTTTTCTCAGCTTGGCTGTGCCCTATACAGCAATGCATATTTGTGTGGGCTCTAAAGTTAAAAAGAGTAAACCATTTTATTATCATATGAGATTACCTGAAGCTGGGAATAAGACATGCAACCTATCGCCCCTTTTCCTTCTACCAAATCCCATAAATCCTCTTGTTAGTCACTGGTGAAGAGCGAATCGGTCCCATTTTActgtgccaaaaaatttgcttaaCTGCTGAAAAATATGCGAAATATTCACAAAATGCGGCTACAGCACGGCGCCCAACTTTTTGATGCAAGCGGGGCATTTTTCATGCGACcgctgtgaatttttgcagcagtttcaccgatggtgaaatgtggaaatttgcagcgaatccatgcctgctgaaaaaatttgcacatCACTATTAATCACcggacacattttttaaaaaaaatgaagcaaatgtATTCATCAAAACATTAAAGTATACTAATAAACATTTCTTTACAGGGTTGCCATCTGAAAACCAATGATACAGTGGCCATTAAAATTATCAATGCTGAAAAGGTAATGTATGAATTTTAAATTAATAACATAGATACATTGGGTTTAGTTTTTCATCAAATAAGTAATTGGGCTATATAGTTTAGCTCTAAGTAGTACTGGATTTGTGACCCATTACTATACATCAAAATATGATAAATTTGGACTAACTGGAATTTCTTTGACCTAGGCTGAAGATAAGGAAATCAAAAATGAGATTGAAATCCTCCAAAGTTATACTGAGCATAAGAATATTGCAACATTCCATGGAGTATATTTAAACCCTGTCCCGAAAGGAAGGGAGAAATTATGGGTaaggaatttattttttaataagttaCTTATGGAAGGTAGAAGCCTAGTGCTGCTTCCCTGATATTGTTTGGCTAAAACCTTTTGCCTTGTGTTACGTTAAGCTCTAACTACATTAGGATGCAGGCCctaaaatgtgtatattttttattttcaatgcaGATTGCAATGGAATATTGTGGAGGCGGCAATATTGTTGAATTGGTAAGCAACACGCCATACAGGTCATTTCACGAGACTTGGATTGCCTACATCATTCGGGA from the Xenopus tropicalis strain Nigerian chromosome 5, UCB_Xtro_10.0, whole genome shotgun sequence genome contains:
- the LOC116410899 gene encoding mitogen-activated protein kinase kinase kinase kinase 4-like, which translates into the protein MSKTLKTSKISKMSKPKKIKAKTRKKDPIAIVELGNTTEEDANDNDYKIFNLCLQSLIFTFLVKMLRKLRDVFCSCLPCCRQPETTEAPEIPETPETPKALKKEKPKTCKYEDPRGILKLGEAIGEGATGLVCKGCHLKTNDTVAIKIINAEKAEDKEIKNEIEILQSYTEHKNIATFHGVYLNPVPKGREKLWIAMEYCGGGNIVELVSNTPYRSFHETWIAYIIREVLRALKYLHGQQVVHCDIKGLNIALTEDARVRLIDFGVSQKLNQGDTCKDPVGTPHWLAPEVWFAAGFETATYDYKCDIWSLGITAIEMAEGMCPLHSIEPEEVCIKILYDDPPTLRFPSKWSTEFNSFLGRCLQKDPKLRPSAGQLLKDPFVRKLKNVKTVRTEIQNLISRINKARDAEFTISESNFSN